The sequence below is a genomic window from Calypte anna isolate BGI_N300 chromosome 4A, bCalAnn1_v1.p, whole genome shotgun sequence.
ATCTTGTATAGTAAAATATTCAGGCTGTAAAATGTCTTTAAGTACTTATTGGAGCATATAAATATGAGGTGTGAACATCACAACAAAGCCACCTTATTTGTTTGAAATTAAAGTTCATTTGAAGCTCTAACAACACATAAAGAAGAAATGCAACTTACCTAAAAAAATGACAACAGAATAAATCTGACTTCCTGAACTTTCTGATTGTTCTGAGTGAAGAGGGAAACAGACTCCATTGGTACCATAGTAGTTCCTGAAAAAATCCTTATTGCTCAGTGGgataaaagcaacagcaaacCCAATTATCCAGATAAGAATCAAAATGGAAATTGTCCTGCATTTTCTGGGCCTCAAACACCTAAAAGGATAAACTATGCAGATGTATTTTTCCAAAGTCAGGTAAGTCAACAGTAAGACTGACACCTCTGTAGACAGAATAGCCAGGGATCCCACCAATTGACAATGAATACTGTCCATCCACAACTGAGCGTGCTTGTTGTATTCTCCACGATATTTAAGATCAAAAGCTCCAATCACGAATAAATATATTCCCATGAGACAGTCAGCACCTGTGGGCACAGTGCTTAACATCATTATTCACACATCTGAATTTTGCGTTCTCTGTGTATAAGTATATTGGAAAACAGGCATCTATGAGTACATAGTTATCTCAGTCAATACACAGATATAAAATCAATATTATAATTGGAATATTTTGTGCTTTATGATTAAGGCAGTATAATTCAGTTCCATtcctcttattttatttttctaaattttcatTTGGACTATCAGTTTATGTTTCATACTTGTTTCCAACCTGATTTTTCGAAGCTGTAGGTTCTCCTGTACTGAGACAGGGTACTCAGGATCATGTTGAGTGCTACCAATTTGTCTATAAACCTGTCTTGCTTTCAggataaaaataagaaaaaacaaattctgaatATTAGGTTGCAAGGAGTGGttgattttctgtatttttataaataaactTGTGCTCATGCAAAAACCAGAATGACTATCCTGAGCACATGTTCACACTCACATATTGTTTTTTActaaaaaatgcacaaaacaacaaaatcttaGGTTTATCTGCCTTcaaaaaatatggatttttttttctccttactgAAAAAAGTTTGAATTTAACACAATTCCCGCATCATTAAAATCAAAGGCAAAACCTTTGTAATTTATCATCTGCCTATtactacagaaaaagaaaggcagcatCTAATAAGAATTTCTGATGCATAAGGTACACAGCTTTTTGTATCATCATTCACAACAGCATGAAAATGTAGTTAATCCAGTGCTGGAAATATGTCACTGTATCATCACAACAAATGCCACAGACTTGAGGAGCAGACTAACACAACACTCTGTCACATGTGGAGTACTTACAGCAGAGAGACATTATGGAGATGGCGTGGAGCTTATTCTCTGACCTGATATAAGGCCTCATGcagataacaaaaatatttccaaagcaGGTGATGGTAGATACAACCCAGACAAACACTCTCTGGATGATGCTAGCTAAAAGATTCTCAAGGGATGAAATCCCATCAGTATTGGGTTTACAGCTGCGCACATGAGGAGCATATCCGCAGTACTGGAATTTTTTGAAATATCTGGttgtgagaaagaaaagcagttaaGAGATGGTTCTAGCTTGGTTACTAGGACACCAAAACTATAGCAATTACTCAGAAAATATAGTCcgaaagaagaaatattaaaaactgtCAAAATTAATgactgtagtgtaacaaggcaaccaggtgccactaattgccagggagtgggcatgagcttgcgttaagcccacctgtgcctaattagggtgggaccccactgcgcatgagcaggaccagggggccaataaaaggtgaggcttgagtggtgcagccGGCTAAGACACAGCACTGCAATGCCGAGGCCctgggtttgagactcctcagagcctcaccctgagggtgatgagcactagtggcgcaatgaaggtaatacagtgctccgAGAGCAACTGACCTCCCTGCAgacgtgctcaggactgagctgagcctctgcttcaggactcaccttttattggccccctggtcctgctcatgcgcagtgggggcccaccctaattaggcacaggtgggcttaacacaagctcatgcccactccctggcaattaggggcacctggttgccttgttacactacagatGACAGCTTACAGGCTGCTTTCAtatacttttgttttaaattatttggtaTTCTGTAAATTGTAAAATTCagaccagagaaaaaaaactggaCTAATTACTTACATGTGGGAAAGGTTTTTCAGGGGTCTGAACATCCTTCTCTGGATGTTTGCAATTTCAATGCCCTCCAAGCTGCTGTGAACAATGTAGTCTCAataaaaagcaatcaaaacatGGTAATAAAAGGACAAACTTTATGAGCATTTAGTTGTGTTTCTATGAATATACGGAACAAGACATGGCCTTTAATTACATCTAATCTGTCACGCCTTTGAAACTTGAACAGAAAGTCTGCATAAAAGCTAAAGTGGAATTAAATGAATTGCAGTTAATTCTAATAAACATGTGGTTCTTCCAGAGACATGAACGTGGATATTTTAGTGCTCTAAGCAGTGCCATCCCCAACTATTATATTGCCCTTCCAAAATATTGTTCTACTGATGTTCTTCCCCCATCTCTGTGAAAATTATAATAACTTGTTccaatattaatattttacatgtCTCTTCTGGTTTTTGTCCTAGGGAGTGCTTTACTAGTCAAACCACTACAGGCATTCAGTCTGCATTGTGTcaagagctgcaggaagcagcaggacacagaacATGGCATGTGTGGGAAAGCACTGGGATTTCTTTTGACACATAGATGgtttactttaatttttaaattatactgAAAATGGCAGTATTACTTCCCCTTCAGTGCTAGATCAGTAAAGTGTAGCTGTCAAAATTGTTTTAGAACTTTCTGCATTCTTCTAGTCCAGCCCATCTGGTTAGATGTCCAATGTATCTTCTAAATTGCAACTGGTCAGAGGTCTGAGGTTATTGTGGAAAGCCTTATTTGAATTCACTGTTCAGTGCTTTGAGTGCAACCTTCCTGGGAGTTCTGACCCAAGTGGAGAATGGTACCAGCCTTCCTGGTTAGTTGTTTTGGGATGGTGAGCAGTTTTGCTGGGAGACAAGAGTAAAGCTCAAAATATGgaaatttcttaattttatttaagcaCTGCAATGAATCCTGGGATGTGCTTTCTCTTCTAAGTCTTTTAAACAAGGAAAGAATTAGCTGGTGATTTACAAAGTGCCTCCTGAAACATACAGTATACTATACATCTATCTCAAGATTTAAAAACCTTCTCAACTCAAAAATATGGAAGGTCATGGTCAGTCAAATGCTCAGATTCTTTGGTGTTAAGTAACAGATACAATATATGTTGTAGTCTGTCTGTTTGGGAGGCAATTAATCATTCTTTTCTGTGCTTAGctctttattttcatgaaaCTTGCACATATTTAGTATTTTCAGATAGTTGGCCATTTACCCCATTTTAGTTTAATTTGGTAATTTTAGTGGAATCCAGGCCACTGGATTCCAAATCACTGCAAGGAAGCTGGATGGATCAACAAAGGCATGTGCACAGCTGGCTTCAGCTCTGGGAACAATTGGTAAACTCCTCTTACTTTCTGTCTAAGAAGGTGTCTGCCTTTGGATGTCCACAgccattttaaatatatgacCTTTTGAAGGAGTTCTGCATAATTACAAAGACAATAtaggtaaaacaaaaaaaaatttaatacttACAGGGATTTCAGTTTAATTAGAAAATCAAACTGgtctatttgtattttcttgatTGGGTTATGAGAGAGGTTCCTGTAAATACAACACAGACGTAAGTAACTTTATAATTTTTCCTTACAGTTTGTcctaaaaataaagtcaaaCTACATCATCCATTTACTTTTTCAGTCCTACAGAAAAGATTTGTACAACTGGCAGTTCCAGGTGCAAATGGCTGCAGTTGTTCAGTGTTATTCAGCTTGCTAAGCCCATGGAAACTCAGATGCTTCACAGGCCTGTTACTGCCACATACACATCCACACAGCTGCCTCCTCAGCCTGATGCCTAAGGggcttgattttaaaaatatttaggtaATAAAGTTTCCAGACTTGTCATTTAAGTAAAAGAACTTTGCTGAACTGTGtgtatttagaaataaattacaattgATTTTACTGGTTGCTAAGAtctattttttcataataatttaTGTGAGTTCCAGAAGAGACAGAGGCAGTGAAGAGTATAAATAGACCTTAGCATTAGATGCTGTCACTCAGTGCACGAGTGTTTCTAAACACATCATAATTTTGTTCTCTGCGTAACTTTCCCTTCTGTTCCATTTTGATATTGTAACAAAAGCACAAACACAATAAACGCAGCTGTAGACACGTGGTTGCCTCAACATATTGTGACAGCCTCTGAGGATGctggaaaagcacaaaaataagtTATTTCACATACTACCTCCTCACTTCCAGAGAGGTCTTGAATTTTGTAACTAGTGCCTGTTAGGATTAtgtaagaaagatggggacaaatgAGAATTTGCCTATATCTGTgcacaggaaaaagagaatttttttcctagttttatACTACCTTGTGCATTTTTGGAACTctttcacatgaaaaataaagcagttgcAAACAAGGCATATGTGTGATGCTCTTATGTGTTTGTGATAATTTTTCAAAGCCACATCCTGATGTCACATTAAAAATTACCaacaaattattaatttctaatgATAGAGCTAGCAGACCTTATTTTGTATCTACTGACAAGATCTTGAAAAAAGTAAAGTTGAACTGGGTATCTTTTGTGGCATGAAAATACACATCTTTTACAAGACTATTACAGACAAAATCTTATATAGAATTACTTCTGGGAGAAGTATTTTTTAGGCAGAGCTTCAATGATCCATAAAACAAAggtgctctttttttccccagcattcATGACTGAAAACATCACATCAAATGGGTAATAAagaattatatataataataatcaAGAATCCTTACAGTTGTGAAAGCTCCTTTAGATCCTTAAATATATATGGAGGAAGAGATTCAATCTTGTTGCTAGCCAGATCTCTGTAGGAACAGCCACAGGTAGGATATAGTAAGTTCTCACTAGGCTCAGTAATTTACTGTGTTGTTTTGTAATTTCAAGATACACATAATCTATTTGccaaatattatttattatatagtTTACTAGAAACTTTGCCTATAGAAGAATGCTGTTAAGGCAAGGTAGAAAGCTGGATCCACCAGGTTGCTCCTTGCCTGGTTAGTTTGGATAGACTAGTAgatataaaatttattattactgtatttacactgaaaagaaagtaaaataccCTTGATTTATAGGGGcttggaaataaattaaattcatcTTTCAATAATGGGAATCTTCTCACATGGCCTACTCAGCTCTAcatctttctcttcatttttctctcaacCTGTCTGCTCACTTGCACTAAACACAGCTCTTAACTGGACAGAGGAGTGATGGTCTCTCTCAGTCCGACTGAAACTGTCAAACCAATGTAAAACACATAAGAATAATTAGTATGATTCTATTCAGGGAGAAAACCCACCAATAATACTGATACTCTCAGAGcatgtattttatttgctatttcttCCCTGttaaatatacaggaaaaaaccctcGAGGCTGGGTGCTATCTTTAGGACATGTTAAATGAAATAGAATTTATGATAAAATTGTAAAACTTGGTGATGTGTTATACaagtaaaagaagaaatcaaCTCACAGTTCATCTAAtatctggagagaagaaaagctattttcatTCAAAgtgctgattttatttcttctcatcaCCCtagaagaataaaacaaactTACGTTGCTGCTTCTTGACATCTATTTGGTTTTGGAGGAAAGttttaataaacttttaaaGTAATCTCTTCTCTGCATCTTCAGATATTTCTGTAATTCAGTTAACAAGCTGATCCAATGTAGAAGCTTACCAATTGATGGATAACTTTTCCTATCTATGGatgtgtgcacatgtgtgtgtataGGAGGGGATGTGAACACACCCCTGGGAGGCTGTTATCAATtactggaaggcaggagaaagcaaaagggCTGGAAGGCCCTGACCACATCTTGGGCATAGGCACAGATCCCTGCATCTCTCCATTCACCTGCATTTCATTTGCCACTGACTTTGCTCCTTCAATGAGCAGCCTGCATTTTAAAAGCGAAAAGAAAGCCAAGAATATGAGTACTGCAGAGGAGTACTCATTTGAAAGTGACAGGCAGCATGGAGCATACTAATCTAGCAAAAGGTCAAAGGGATTTTCTGAAGATGAAACATCACTGAAGAAACTTTGGAGGAAGTTCTAAAATTTCTGAGCCAGCCAGCCAACCAATCagcaaattaaaatctttaaaatgaagaaatatttctacatATTAATATCACTTAAAATCACTTCATATAGTTGGATATATCAATGCTAAAGTTTGCTATAAATGGAAATACTGGTTATTTTATATGAGGCTTATTTAAATCCAAGCATTTTAATATAATCTCTTTGAGATCTAGATAACCATGATACCCAGGAAACTTTTGTATTATTTGCAATgaatttgaaatgtttcttcattttaaagattttaatttgctGATTGGTTGGCTGGCTGTTCAGCACAAACATATCTGACTGGCTGGCTAACAGATCCCATTACTTACAGTACAGTtaaagagctgcaggagctgaaagtGATGTTTCTTACATGATGGATATGGTTGCCTTCAAGGTCCCTGggatataaaaatgaaacatcaatcactgaaaataaatccatgcAGTTATTATAAGGCAGTTGAAGAAAAACAGTACCAGAACTTCCTGACTGCacaaaagagagaggaaagcaaaCATCTGATATTTCTGCACATCTTGTTGACAAGTTCAGGTCATCAGCCTTGCAGTGACCCAGGAGGTACTCTGTAAGATCCAGCACCCTACTAGAAAACGTGGCATGGGAGTGACAtacaaagacagcaaaattatatttttctagtGAAATAAGATAGACTTACAGCCAGTTCAGTCTTGGCATATATTGGCACAGAGGTTTATCTGGCAAACGAGCAAGAGAATTATTCATCATCTCTCTGAAAGAAAGAGTAATTGTATAGCTAGCAATACTTGCCCAAATtacattttagaaaagaaataacatcTCTCATATTtgtacttttgaaaaaaaggcaaagtttgatgcttttcttttagtCTTGGaggtattattattttcttaaacttcTACTTATTTTCCCTATGGCACTCTGCAGAGTAGTATTTTATCCTTAACTGTTAATTACCAGATAAAGGAAAtatattgtttttaaatagaacaTACCAAGTCAGTAGCAATATTGTGGCTATAACAAGTAACTTCTATTTGTGATGCAGGAAGGGGAAGATGATGGAAGGTTTCCCTTTGAGCTGCAGGGGCAGAGGGTCCCTTCCACTTGGGTCTGGAGAGGGCAGCTGCAGGTTACAGGCAGGGTCTCAGGATGCTGGGAGCTCTGGgacccctctgcctcccccatCTCTGCCTCCTCTGTTGCTTCAGTTGCCAAATTCTTGCCCCATCAGTGAAGTTATCTTCCAACCATTTTCCCCACCCATCTTCCCATACTTTTGCAGACACTGCATGTCTGCTGCTGCTAGAATCCTCCAATTCCAGCAAATCTTGCCTGGGGATAAGAAAAAGCCAAAGGTGTACTGTAGGCACCCTGTGGTGACCAAACATGGTCATGGTTTATATATCTCTGTCCTCTCTATTCTGTTCTTCTAAATAACACTTCTGGTTCTTATTCAGTACTTACAGGAGAATAAGTGATTTGAGTCCATAAAAAGTTAATGGAGAGATCCGATTTATCCTATTATTTTCAATTATCctataattacagaaaaaaaaattaatatgtatCAGTTTTATAACTTCCTGCAGTCTTAAATTGAAGAGATGATAGAAAGTAGCACTTTGAAGTGGATTTCTTCAAATGTCCATTCTAACTACTTAAAAAATGAACACGCTACTCCTTAGTAGGTCAAAGtattaatcaaaataatttccttttggaagaatttaattaaaaccaaatcgACACAGAGAAAGTAACGTCAACttagaaaaagtattttcttgcaagtttttaaaattctttgacCAAGACTCTTCAAGTGGATTCCctgtgaaaataaagaattgACGCACAAGAATGTTCCACAAAAATCCAGCAGtttcaaacacacagaaagatGTTTGCTGTGttattatttgcttattttaattttaatctttctggAAAGTAGTAATAAATCACTATTTCACATTGTGACAGTCATTTTGTCTGGGATATTTCAAGATATGTACAGGGAAAGACCTGCCCAAAAGATTGTATTTCTACTGTTTGATATTATCTGTACTATAGTACATGTATTTCATatatcaatttttaaaaagcagctatATAGAGGTTATTTACTATTGTAAAATTAATCAGTCATTGTAACTATAAAGGCCCaacaattaatttcttctctcaaAGTTGATTGTATTTTTACCTAACACAATGTAAAAGGAGTTccttaattattatttattattactactatGCACAAATATTAAAGCAACCCAAGTagttctttcttttgttctaaTAATTTGTTGAGAAAATAAACatgcaaataagaaaacaaCATACAGCCATTCAAGTTTGTGGAGGTCTTCAAATACCCTGGGCTTCAAACTGATTATCTTGTTGTTATTCAGGTATCTgatacaagaacaaaaaaagattaataaatGGAATGATTAATTAGCATCAGATGCATGAAAATTAGTTTTAAGATTTTTCCTTCATAGTTTATCAGAATACTGCTaaatttttttcaccattaCAATTTTTAATCATGGTAATTTTCAACCCCTTCTTTGAGAGCAATGTGGGACTCTGCAGTGAGGACTTTTGGAACAATTACAGAAAACTTTTTGTCTTATAGATAAGAAAATACAGCAGgctaaatattttccttgtgtTGTGTTTTAGGCCCTTTCCAGTTTCCTTCTGTGGAGTGATTCATTCCATTAATGTTCCCAGGATCCTATTCAGTCTCTGCTAAGGACATTAATCAAATGTAGATATCAgaataatggaaaaagaaatcctcAGAAATGAAgggtgtgtgcatgtgtttgtgtgtgcactATAAATGGCCTGGGAAGGTTAATAACAGCAGCTGTAATAACAGATAATCAACTACAGTCATGATGGAAAAAGTAGAGgtacaacatttaaaaaatttccttttgaaaacatTGCAGAAACAAAAAGCTGAACTGAACTGCACATTTTATGTATCATCTGTTTCACTGAGTGGTTTCCTTAGGAGTTACTAACACGTTTCAAAAACCtaatgtaaaataaagaaaatagtgttttttttctgagtgatgCTGCTTACTTTGGCTGGCTGCTGTAATCCAAAGTACAATATTAAAGAGTTTCGCTCCATCACAAGCTCttacttttgttttgttcctttttaatgttttctgacTGCATGCAGGTAACTCCCACAATGTCTCCTTCTTCCATTCTGCACATTTGGGGAAGAGGAGTGAAGCACAGAGCCCCACCTGTACTGACCTGACCTGTCAGGTCCTGACCTGTCAGATAAACTTGCACAGATACCTCTTaacctctttgcttttctgcttgatGGTCCTGTCGGGGCCCTTCCAACTTCGTATTCTATGAATCCAATTGCTGAGTTAAAGATTTGGGTCATTTTGCAACTTCCTAACATTGAATCAATGAAGAGTGAGCCATTTGTAATGACTCCCAGAGCTCTTCCCTTTGCTCTTTACTTCAGTATTCAAAAAGCAATACTTACAGTTTTGTCAGGTTGTATAAACCTTTGAAAGCACGTCCAGATACAGCTCTGATTTTATTATTCTGAAGATACCTAAGATGACCAAACAACAATTAATTCTCTAAGCACACAAAGTCACAGCAAGCATAAATAACCTGCTAAAATCTATCAACCAAACTGAATGCATGTGAGGTACTTGAAAAGCAGCTCTCAGACTTCTAATAAATTTGACAAGTTCCATTTCACAGCTATGATTGCAAAGACTGCAAaggtgcttaaaaaaaataccctctGCAGCAGTATTCCAAAGCTAATTCAAACGGGTACTTGGTTTGCCCAGGGTAAACCAGACCTTGTATTTGACCTTGCATTCAGGTTGTATTTGAGCTGCTGGATGAAGTCCTAACCTTGCAGTTCTCACCTGTGTGACCTGATCTGGATATTTCACTAGTGCCCTGCTACAAGCAAAATATCAAATTAACATGtgcttttgaattttctttttatggtaTCACTGAATTTTCAGATTGTGAATTTTCAAAATGgtacaataaaaatataaaataaatgttgctAATTTAGCAAAACTAAAGaatactattttttctttctatttttaactaCTTTGAttaaataagttaaaaatattatcaGCTGCAGATGTTAAATCCTTCTAAACTAATTTCAAAGCATTAGAGTTCTATTGTCTGAGAAATCTTAAGATACAAATCCTTTAAATTCAGTTCCAGTCATTAAAGCATCCAGATCCTTCCCTGTTAAAAATATGACGTTGGCTTTTACAAAACGGGTTTGTGTCAAACACTGctgaaaagttttctgaaaatgaacagCTATCAATCAGCAATGTGTTACATTAATATTAAGCAATCATAAGTAATCACCATTAATTAATACTAATATATtaacaattatttattttaatgaaaatatatctttCACTTTAATAAACTTTGTGAACACAAGATGGTGCTGCAGGACAGCACAGTTTCTATAAAAGTTACACCAGTAAATTTTCTAGGAACAAACTGGTGACATAAAAGCCTGACCCTAGACTTCTGTGTTTAATTCTTGGTTTCACTACTCCTAGATA
It includes:
- the RXFP1 gene encoding relaxin receptor 1, with the protein product MSLQRNLLRKISADIFKKYQDLKNLYLQNNKIRAVSGRAFKGLYNLTKLYLNNNKIISLKPRVFEDLHKLEWLIIENNRINRISPLTFYGLKSLILLEMMNNSLARLPDKPLCQYMPRLNWLDLEGNHIHHVRNITFSSCSSLTVLVMRRNKISTLNENSFSSLQILDELDLASNKIESLPPYIFKDLKELSQLNLSHNPIKKIQIDQFDFLIKLKSLLEGIEIANIQRRMFRPLKNLSHIYFKKFQYCGYAPHVRSCKPNTDGISSLENLLASIIQRVFVWVVSTITCFGNIFVICMRPYIRSENKLHAISIMSLCCADCLMGIYLFVIGAFDLKYRGEYNKHAQLWMDSIHCQLVGSLAILSTEVSVLLLTYLTLEKYICIVYPFRCLRPRKCRTISILILIWIIGFAVAFIPLSNKDFFRNYYGTNGVCFPLHSEQSESSGSQIYSVVIFLGVNLAAFLIIVFSYGSMFYSVHKTAITATEIRNHIKKEMILAKRFFFIVFTDALCWIPIFILKLLSLLQVEIPGTITSWVVIFILPINSALNPLLYTLTTRPFKEMIHQIWYNYRQRRSKRDRSSQKTYGPSFIWVEMWPIHEITPKHKKPVLCTDSSDASVTTQSTRLNSFT